GGGAGTGGGGGTATCCCAAATTCACGGCGGACATGGATTTTGAGATCGCGCCGGAGTTCATGTCCTGCGATCTGGGCGAAAACGGGGAGCGGATTCTGGAGCTGAAAGTCATGAAAAGGGGCTTTCATGCCCGGGACTCGCGGCCTTTGACCACCTACAGCGTCAAGGACCGCAACCTGATCAAAACCGTGATTCCCCAAAGGGCGGTCAAGCGAATCTCTCTTTTCCCCAGGGGCTCTTTCGTCCGCCTGGGGGACCATCCCGCGGCCCGATCCATCCGGGGCCTGGATCTGTCGGAAAAGCCCTTTATGTCCGTTTATTACCCGGAGCGGGCCGGGATTTTGCCCCCGGGCGAAGTCATTGAAACCGGGGTCCGCCCCCTGGAAGGCTATATGGGGGGCTCAAGGGAAGGCGGGCTTTCGGTTTCCCATGGGGCTCTTTTTGAAACGGCGGAATAAAAAAGAAACCTATTTCTTCGTTTTTTCAGCGCGCAGTTCCTTTGCCATGGCCCTGATTTCCGTCAGGTCCCGCTTCATCGCGCTCCAGCCGTACCACAGCGAGTAGTCCGGGTTGGAATGAAACGCCCCCTGGAAGGCCCTCATGCGGTGTTTCAAGTGCATCTCGAAAAGGGTCTGCTCAATGACCGTGGGCGCGTCGTGAAAAGTCAGAAGGTCGGGAAAGGCGTGGGCGTAGGCCTCGGGTTTTTCAAGGACGCCGTCTTTGTAAAGCGCGGCCACGATTCGGATGGCTTCGGCCAGCAGGCGGTCGGCCTCCCGGATCATCCCGTCCGCCTTTTCAAGCTCGGCTTTGGCGAAACGGCCGGAATGGCACTGGCGGCAGGCGTCTGTCATCTTGTCCCTTTCTTTTTGCCAGCTTTCCTGGGTCAGACGGGCCACATCGGCGTTTTTCACCAGGTTGAACCGGGCCGTGGGGTTCCCTTTGGGGTCTAAAACGCCCAGCGCCTTTAAGATGTCCACCTGGTCCGCTTTCCACTCCGGGTCTTCGGGAAGGGGCAGCCGGACGGCCAGAAATCCCCAGGCCGTTCGGACCTCGTGGTTTCCCTCCTGGAAATGGCAGGTCTGGCAGGTCGGGGCCGCGGTTTTTTCATGCAGAACCCCGCTTTGTTTCAACAGCGCCCGAACCCCGTGCTTGGAGGACGAGTACATCTCCCACTGGGGATGGTCAAAGCCCATGTGGCAGGTCTGGCAGGCCTGGGGCTGCCGGGCCTCTTTTTTGGAGAACGTGTGCCGCGTGTGGCAGGCGTCGCACGAGGCCGTCCCGAATCCCGAGCCGTTTTCTTTCAGCTCCCTGATCTCGTCTTCGGTCTTCAGCCCGATTTTATGGCATCCGCCGCATCCCTTCATCCCCTCCCGCATGTAAATGGGGAGCATGTGGGTGGTGGGCATGGCCTTCATGGACGCCCAGGCCAGGGCGTGTTTTCCCCTTTTAAACTGGGCGGTCTGGTCCTCATGGCATTCCCCGCAGGTGTCGGGTCTCGGTATCCGGGCGTTTTGCGGGTCCTTTTCCGACTTGTGCCCGTCGCCGTGGCACGTGGAGCAGTCCACATCGTTTTCGCTGTGGGCGCTGATTTCCCAGTCGGAAACAATATGGGGGGTGGCTGCCCGGTGGCAGTCCACGCACTCCTGGGCCGATCCGGGAGCGGGCATCAAAAGGGTGACGATGAAAAAAACGGCGCATGCGATGGGGGGGATCATGGCAAAGTCTCCTTTTAAAGTAAAGTCAAGATGAGGTTTCTTACCATATCCCAAGGTCAAAAAAAAGATCAAAATGGTCCAGGATCCTGGAATTTCGATAAACTCGCTTGTGGCTGGTGGAAGGGGGCGCTATAAAGGGCGCCTGAATCCGGCGTTTGGGGTCATTTGTTTTCGGGTCGTCTTAAAGGAGGCGTTTTCATGAAAAAAAACAGGGGATTCACCCTTCTGGAGCTGATCGCGGTCATCGCCCTGATCGCCATCATGGCCGCTTTGGCGATTCCGAACTACCTGGCGTGGCTGCCCGGATACCGGCTGGACGGCGCGGCCCGGTCTCTTCGGTCCGATTTGCGCCTGACCCGGATGCGGGCGGTGTCCGAAGGCCGGACATTCACCGTGACCTTTGATGTGGCGGCGGGCCGCTACTCGATTTACGCGGGCCAGTCCCTGGACGAAGAAAACCGGGTCAAAACCGTGGACATGGGGCAGACGTTCACGGGGGTGGAGTACGGATATCTGCCGGGCAAAAGCCCCTCGGGAAGTCGGATCAAACGCCCGGTCACGTTCAGCGGCCGGCCGCCGAAAGTGTCGTTTCGGCCCTCGGGCATGTCCAACAAGGCCGGCAGCGTGTATCTGACCACGTCCGGAAACACGGATGTTGAGAGGCAGCGGGCCCTCACCGTTCTTTTGACCGGCCGGGTCCGGCTGTACCGGCGCCTG
The DNA window shown above is from Candidatus Desulfarcum epimagneticum and carries:
- a CDS encoding Acetoacetate decarboxylase — encoded protein: MRKTHEAFFEGTRPGKTVTHGQASFELPILYYRDDLFGLYFSADEGKVREVMPSHELRPVLLPNGRAIAAIFAFHYMETSIGPYGEVAVGIPAVYGKRITPLTGAAPALLESAFPGFGVLVSHLPVTTLQARDAGRGEWGYPKFTADMDFEIAPEFMSCDLGENGERILELKVMKRGFHARDSRPLTTYSVKDRNLIKTVIPQRAVKRISLFPRGSFVRLGDHPAARSIRGLDLSEKPFMSVYYPERAGILPPGEVIETGVRPLEGYMGGSREGGLSVSHGALFETAE
- a CDS encoding hypothetical protein (Evidence 5 : Unknown function) — translated: MKKNRGFTLLELIAVIALIAIMAALAIPNYLAWLPGYRLDGAARSLRSDLRLTRMRAVSEGRTFTVTFDVAAGRYSIYAGQSLDEENRVKTVDMGQTFTGVEYGYLPGKSPSGSRIKRPVTFSGRPPKVSFRPSGMSNKAGSVYLTTSGNTDVERQRALTVLLTGRVRLYRRLAGGWE
- a CDS encoding Cytochrome C, which produces MIPPIACAVFFIVTLLMPAPGSAQECVDCHRAATPHIVSDWEISAHSENDVDCSTCHGDGHKSEKDPQNARIPRPDTCGECHEDQTAQFKRGKHALAWASMKAMPTTHMLPIYMREGMKGCGGCHKIGLKTEDEIRELKENGSGFGTASCDACHTRHTFSKKEARQPQACQTCHMGFDHPQWEMYSSSKHGVRALLKQSGVLHEKTAAPTCQTCHFQEGNHEVRTAWGFLAVRLPLPEDPEWKADQVDILKALGVLDPKGNPTARFNLVKNADVARLTQESWQKERDKMTDACRQCHSGRFAKAELEKADGMIREADRLLAEAIRIVAALYKDGVLEKPEAYAHAFPDLLTFHDAPTVIEQTLFEMHLKHRMRAFQGAFHSNPDYSLWYGWSAMKRDLTEIRAMAKELRAEKTKK